One genomic segment of Agromyces intestinalis includes these proteins:
- a CDS encoding FHA domain-containing protein: protein MASAHCVYCDATLQPNSMYCVQCGQLIPQANEPQRPPAPPQFGQPPAAAPHVGQPAPTAAAAAPARPAVEPIPLPRSLPWQQAGADPVVQAAPAPAQPAPVERVELAFSTGQRIVVTGSAVIGRKPTDTALAMGARAVEVHDDTRSVSRVHLFLEVADGVVLVGDAGSANGSRLERAGLMTPLEAAGTRVRALVGDRIWLGDLSFELRPA, encoded by the coding sequence GTGGCATCTGCCCACTGCGTGTACTGCGACGCGACGTTGCAGCCGAACAGCATGTACTGCGTGCAGTGCGGTCAGCTCATCCCTCAGGCGAACGAGCCCCAGCGTCCGCCGGCCCCGCCGCAGTTCGGCCAGCCGCCCGCGGCCGCCCCGCACGTCGGCCAGCCTGCGCCGACCGCCGCGGCCGCAGCGCCCGCCCGTCCCGCCGTCGAGCCGATCCCTCTGCCGCGCTCCCTGCCGTGGCAGCAGGCCGGCGCCGACCCGGTGGTGCAGGCGGCGCCCGCGCCGGCGCAGCCCGCGCCCGTCGAGCGAGTCGAGCTCGCATTCTCGACCGGGCAGCGCATCGTGGTCACCGGCAGCGCGGTGATCGGCCGGAAGCCCACCGACACGGCGCTCGCGATGGGCGCCCGCGCGGTCGAGGTGCACGACGACACGCGCTCGGTCTCGCGGGTGCACCTGTTCCTCGAGGTCGCCGATGGCGTCGTGCTCGTCGGCGACGCCGGTTCCGCGAACGGCTCGCGTCTCGAGCGCGCCGGTCTCATGACACCCCTCGAAGCGGCCGGCACCCGCGTGCGGGCCCTCGTCGGCGACCGCATCTGGCTGGGCGACCTCAGCTTCGAGCTGCGACCGGCCTGA
- a CDS encoding WXG100 family type VII secretion target, with translation MADIRVTSDSLAGVAGQLSSGSQSIESQLSNLKSLVEGLVSGDWSGAASQSFNELYSQWDQAGLQLKESLQGISDLLNQAALSYEDNENAIAGTFNG, from the coding sequence ATGGCGGACATCCGCGTCACATCCGACTCGCTCGCCGGCGTCGCGGGCCAGCTCTCCAGCGGCTCGCAGTCGATCGAATCCCAGCTTTCCAACCTCAAGTCACTCGTCGAGGGCCTCGTCTCGGGCGACTGGTCGGGCGCGGCGTCGCAGAGCTTCAACGAGCTGTACTCCCAGTGGGACCAGGCCGGTCTCCAGCTCAAGGAGTCGCTGCAGGGCATCAGCGACCTGCTCAACCAGGCGGCGCTCTCGTACGAAGACAACGAGAACGCGATCGCCGGCACCTTCAACGGCTGA
- a CDS encoding WXG100 family type VII secretion target, with product MVTFRVRADRLSEVASLIGTVVATFDSNLAQVDSAVSRAVDVTWVGEDADKFGENWAAFQTLAAQVRLALTQLQHGLMAADTTYTATESGIGKGFQQGSQSVMAVRGNTGGLGRRVAAGEERAEDMAEFFGRDYAGDDEVEQFGGGAIGYRPGTGQATGGGRGDTDGDGDDDSIGTGPYIASQNPDSGIQGGQLTGFVAAEQSAHIEKGAKDV from the coding sequence ATGGTCACCTTCAGAGTTCGCGCAGATCGGCTGAGCGAGGTCGCATCGCTGATCGGCACCGTCGTGGCGACGTTCGACTCGAACCTGGCCCAGGTCGACAGCGCGGTCTCCCGCGCCGTCGACGTGACGTGGGTCGGCGAGGACGCCGACAAGTTCGGCGAGAACTGGGCGGCATTCCAGACGCTCGCCGCGCAGGTTCGGCTGGCGTTGACCCAGCTGCAGCACGGGCTCATGGCCGCCGACACCACCTACACGGCGACCGAGTCCGGCATCGGCAAGGGCTTCCAGCAGGGCAGCCAGTCCGTCATGGCGGTGCGGGGCAACACGGGCGGTCTCGGTCGACGTGTCGCGGCGGGCGAAGAGCGCGCCGAAGACATGGCCGAGTTCTTCGGTCGCGACTACGCGGGCGACGACGAGGTCGAGCAGTTCGGCGGCGGCGCGATCGGCTATCGGCCCGGCACGGGCCAGGCGACCGGGGGAGGCAGGGGCGACACCGACGGCGACGGCGACGACGACTCGATCGGCACCGGCCCCTACATCGCCTCGCAGAACCCCGACTCGGGAATTCAGGGCGGTCAGCTGACCGGGTTCGTCGCGGCCGAGCAGTCGGCGCACATCGAGAAGGGCGCGAAGGATGTCTGA
- a CDS encoding polymorphic toxin type 15 domain-containing protein: MAQVKLDPARLVQDGDHIYGIAQSVDSAISTLTSRLSGLGGMAGDDDSAEEFCEGGDGYDAVAGPTIDAVRSVTNGLRLLDSALSNTARAYDAAQKPGAGLDASSAKPAESTPTFDQSTTRVPSALGPGWPGPLGEFQEFLEWGLHQLGVVIPTGDEGQLQQAADAWGAFGNSLHSAHTRIAGSMTNVSAATLPPAHKSSMLSCRQGLAESIDKLADSADAMKQWISDFRTQLRKTREELGWFLRQMAIELAADLAIGGVLSVLTAGIGALATAAKAASTVLRWCQNIAQLIMRLKTFLAGLRGISGVLVRGALRMAKEGVQAGLASAFAAGVVNKVRANEKDYTPQDVGVAFVSAFAGGAIAAPISRVLGGTGGHGNPNVLREIFGESVGGAADGFAGALAESGMTGQEFNPISSMAFGALLGGGLTAAGHGVKAVLPSHGNGSSSGPGTPGGTTTVNPSVEAPTPAGAGAGSGSSGQGGGGANAHADASSIPAAVSSSGGASAAQGGGGVHVDIDSPAAGSASGGSSGTPAAASVDVSVSTPDAGSVSNGGTPDVASHGAPEVASHGGTPDVASHGGTPDVASHGGTPDVASHGVPDAASNGGTPDVASHSTPDASPAAHATSAAVDATAPGSHADAAPHADAAPHADPAAHGDAAAHGDAAAHPAAAAAHADVPTHADIAAHADVAAHADASAHADAAAYGDAAAHPAAAAAHADVPTHADIAAHADVAAHADAPASEASGPDAEATTAAGEATSNGDAIAPEHVAAVGGGAAAAAAGVAALAKPAAAASLFGGATAHAPAAPAAPGKAAPTGNGGSGNGSSPASPASHGSAGTPEAGSPDANGTPSQGADPHGAPTHGADSTGADSTAADSKSDAAGNEGSQHSAVSERTLAEIDQALGEINPHYDPSDPVNGYATNCGNTSSNLFDFLNGNATSEASTGTLEIPEMEARTGLPQTSLTPAQIDASLRAQGAGAHAVIGVDRSVGDGHWFNAYFDGTTVWALDAQTGTRTPFPPHEPTATNWDASIRPEHVTNPDGSKPFVKPEAGSKPDGANPGGSTPAGTSPDANGAPKTAAATADARAASSTWASQATVAPNHASDGSQGGGTTFNGYQIPELTPETRVRLDTLAAQPDSPIVRNEDGSYSLKESIEVDAFEMSNPKHDWAEFQRQVDLQQQGLNQLTMAELQHNMDFYDQHGRVAKSEQAAANQALVDGGVPMNGKAVLHGPDQVAGGRADRFDAEGDFGVNSSLGNQWRYRVMDLRDGLRDATFDIDADLRAHVRVNVELRAENVLPASSTTPTSVGSPAGTAAPTGSRAGHAVGAGTPVTNAWNPELGDPVLSGADNGPGWQRTPDHLGQSPVDPNYGDVRPTGQSGQLGSAYTHPGAANVRPEIAHLLTDPSAEYGYDSNGNQLSRTDWESRYTTSNGRPIYPGNHGANLGTFVEYHDVDAFIADYGDGLDRMGGDGGDFLSFPDTPFEARSLPPSNLRDAYSTFRVERLPAGSRLEVSEIAPAFGRDGGGLQVRVLDAGGNAVPVSDLLRDGVLSVETRSPAGIINSSSAPSTAAPRMSAATGAVAHGTSDLTRPDSTTPDSTTPRTSGAAAPDGSPDASTPDASTPDASTPDASTPDASTPDASTPDASSPDASTTAETVPDTMHHPELDEAGAPHIDTPELRTESIERVNAGFDVESGTFADGRYSNNCHYVVNALELRFRGYDVIASPTVQSVQYNLATGDYEISFEGRHLPSIASDWVQTDGTRRQFTQLGSHGATAREALDSVTASWPVGGRGYISGVWHQGGAHIFTVVKEADGVRLYDGQVALTDASKYLDLMHFNDRKHGDIEVMRVDDLVPTAELLKTARPDTAHERSLIDQWRRNNDMADRPREMIDREIAANARWRARNDELIGELLAVLHDPQTTAAQAQAAASWVQIFEDQNWRLEEGARRFEASVPPPVPPVRISVLTRILELRPELHPPLGAVREWLSNTAGDLEA; this comes from the coding sequence ATGGCGCAGGTGAAACTCGACCCCGCTCGTCTCGTTCAAGACGGCGATCACATCTACGGAATCGCACAGAGCGTCGACAGCGCGATCTCGACGTTGACGTCGCGGCTCTCGGGCCTCGGTGGCATGGCCGGCGACGACGACTCGGCTGAAGAGTTCTGCGAGGGCGGCGACGGCTACGACGCCGTCGCCGGTCCGACGATCGACGCGGTGCGCTCGGTCACGAACGGCCTGCGCCTGCTCGACTCCGCACTGTCGAACACGGCGCGAGCCTACGACGCCGCGCAGAAGCCGGGCGCTGGTCTCGACGCGTCGTCGGCGAAGCCGGCCGAATCGACCCCGACGTTCGACCAGTCGACGACCCGGGTGCCGAGCGCGCTCGGCCCCGGCTGGCCCGGTCCGCTGGGCGAGTTCCAGGAGTTCCTCGAGTGGGGTCTGCACCAGCTCGGCGTCGTCATCCCCACGGGTGACGAGGGCCAGCTGCAGCAGGCGGCTGACGCCTGGGGTGCGTTCGGCAACAGCCTGCACAGTGCGCACACGCGCATCGCCGGCAGCATGACGAACGTCAGCGCGGCGACGCTGCCGCCGGCGCACAAGTCTTCGATGCTGAGCTGCCGTCAAGGGCTGGCCGAGAGCATCGACAAGCTCGCTGACAGCGCTGACGCGATGAAGCAGTGGATCTCCGACTTCCGCACCCAGCTCCGCAAGACGCGTGAAGAGCTGGGCTGGTTCCTCCGGCAGATGGCCATCGAGCTCGCCGCCGACCTGGCCATCGGCGGCGTGCTCAGCGTCCTGACCGCCGGTATCGGCGCTTTGGCCACCGCGGCCAAGGCCGCGTCGACGGTGTTGCGCTGGTGCCAGAACATCGCCCAGCTCATCATGCGGTTGAAGACGTTCCTCGCGGGCCTGCGCGGCATCTCGGGTGTTCTGGTGCGCGGGGCGCTGCGCATGGCGAAGGAGGGCGTCCAGGCCGGCCTCGCGAGCGCGTTCGCGGCGGGCGTCGTCAACAAGGTGCGCGCGAACGAGAAGGACTACACGCCGCAAGACGTCGGCGTCGCCTTCGTGTCGGCGTTCGCCGGCGGCGCCATCGCCGCGCCCATCTCGAGGGTGCTCGGCGGCACCGGCGGCCACGGCAACCCGAACGTGCTTCGCGAGATCTTCGGCGAGAGCGTCGGCGGTGCAGCCGACGGCTTCGCCGGCGCCCTCGCCGAGTCCGGTATGACGGGCCAGGAGTTCAACCCGATCTCCAGCATGGCGTTCGGCGCATTGCTGGGGGGCGGCCTCACCGCAGCCGGTCACGGCGTGAAGGCGGTGCTGCCGAGCCACGGCAACGGCTCGTCGTCCGGTCCCGGCACGCCCGGCGGCACCACGACGGTGAACCCGTCGGTCGAGGCGCCCACTCCTGCGGGCGCTGGCGCAGGTTCGGGCTCGTCGGGTCAGGGCGGCGGCGGTGCGAACGCGCACGCTGATGCATCGAGCATCCCCGCGGCCGTCTCGTCGAGCGGCGGTGCCAGCGCTGCGCAGGGCGGTGGCGGCGTGCACGTCGACATCGACTCGCCCGCGGCCGGTTCGGCCTCGGGCGGCAGCAGCGGCACCCCCGCGGCCGCGAGTGTCGATGTCAGCGTGTCGACCCCCGATGCCGGCTCGGTCTCGAACGGCGGCACGCCCGATGTGGCGTCGCACGGCGCTCCCGAGGTGGCTTCGCATGGGGGTACGCCCGATGTCGCGTCGCATGGCGGTACGCCGGATGTCGCGTCGCATGGCGGGACGCCGGATGTCGCGTCGCACGGTGTCCCTGATGCGGCTTCGAATGGCGGGACGCCCGATGTCGCGTCGCACTCGACGCCTGACGCGTCCCCCGCGGCACATGCGACGTCCGCGGCAGTCGACGCCACGGCGCCCGGCTCACACGCTGATGCTGCGCCTCACGCCGATGCCGCGCCCCACGCCGATCCTGCGGCGCATGGCGATGCTGCTGCGCATGGCGATGCTGCTGCGCACCCGGCTGCGGCTGCGGCGCATGCCGACGTTCCCACGCACGCCGATATCGCGGCGCACGCTGACGTCGCCGCGCACGCCGACGCTTCCGCGCACGCCGATGCCGCGGCGTATGGCGATGCTGCTGCGCACCCGGCTGCGGCTGCGGCGCATGCCGACGTTCCCACGCACGCCGATATCGCGGCGCACGCCGACGTCGCCGCGCACGCCGACGCACCGGCCTCCGAGGCATCCGGCCCCGACGCCGAGGCGACGACCGCGGCGGGCGAGGCGACCTCGAACGGCGACGCGATCGCACCCGAGCACGTCGCCGCCGTCGGCGGCGGCGCAGCGGCGGCCGCGGCCGGCGTGGCCGCACTCGCCAAGCCCGCCGCTGCGGCCTCGCTGTTCGGCGGGGCGACGGCTCACGCCCCGGCCGCGCCGGCTGCTCCCGGCAAGGCGGCGCCGACCGGAAACGGCGGCTCCGGCAACGGTTCCAGCCCCGCATCGCCGGCCTCGCACGGCTCGGCCGGCACGCCCGAGGCCGGATCGCCCGACGCGAACGGCACCCCCTCGCAGGGCGCGGACCCGCACGGTGCCCCCACGCACGGTGCCGACTCGACGGGCGCCGACTCGACGGCCGCCGACTCGAAGTCCGATGCCGCTGGCAACGAGGGATCGCAGCACTCCGCGGTGTCCGAGCGCACGCTCGCCGAGATCGACCAGGCCCTCGGCGAGATCAACCCGCACTACGACCCGTCCGACCCGGTGAACGGGTACGCGACGAACTGCGGCAACACCTCGTCGAACCTGTTCGACTTCCTGAACGGCAACGCGACGTCCGAGGCCTCGACCGGCACGCTCGAGATCCCCGAGATGGAGGCGCGCACGGGCCTGCCGCAGACGTCCCTGACGCCGGCGCAGATCGACGCGTCGCTGCGGGCGCAGGGTGCCGGCGCGCATGCCGTGATCGGCGTCGACCGCTCGGTGGGCGACGGCCACTGGTTCAACGCGTACTTCGACGGCACGACCGTGTGGGCGCTCGACGCGCAGACGGGCACTCGCACGCCGTTCCCGCCGCACGAGCCGACGGCGACGAACTGGGACGCCTCGATCCGCCCCGAGCACGTCACCAACCCCGACGGGTCCAAGCCGTTCGTCAAGCCCGAGGCGGGCTCGAAGCCCGACGGCGCGAACCCCGGGGGTTCGACGCCCGCTGGCACGAGCCCTGACGCGAACGGCGCGCCGAAGACCGCGGCGGCGACCGCCGACGCGCGCGCTGCCTCGTCGACCTGGGCCAGCCAGGCGACGGTCGCCCCCAATCACGCATCCGACGGATCGCAGGGCGGCGGCACCACCTTCAACGGGTATCAGATTCCCGAGCTCACGCCCGAGACGCGTGTGCGCCTCGACACGCTCGCGGCGCAGCCCGACTCGCCGATCGTGCGCAACGAAGACGGTTCGTACTCGCTCAAGGAATCGATCGAGGTCGACGCCTTCGAGATGTCGAACCCGAAGCACGACTGGGCCGAGTTCCAGCGCCAGGTCGACCTGCAGCAGCAGGGGCTGAACCAGCTCACGATGGCCGAACTCCAGCACAACATGGACTTCTACGACCAGCACGGCCGGGTCGCGAAGTCCGAGCAGGCGGCGGCGAACCAGGCGCTCGTCGACGGCGGCGTCCCGATGAACGGCAAGGCCGTGCTGCACGGGCCCGACCAGGTGGCCGGCGGTCGCGCCGACCGGTTCGACGCCGAAGGCGACTTCGGCGTGAACAGTTCGCTCGGCAACCAGTGGCGCTACCGCGTGATGGACCTCCGCGACGGCCTGCGCGATGCCACCTTCGACATCGACGCCGACCTGCGCGCCCACGTCCGGGTGAACGTCGAACTCCGCGCCGAGAACGTGCTTCCCGCGTCGTCGACGACCCCGACGTCTGTCGGATCACCGGCCGGAACGGCCGCCCCCACCGGTTCGCGCGCCGGTCACGCGGTCGGCGCCGGCACCCCGGTCACGAACGCCTGGAACCCCGAACTCGGCGACCCGGTGCTCTCGGGTGCCGACAACGGGCCTGGGTGGCAGCGCACGCCCGACCACCTCGGCCAGAGCCCGGTCGACCCGAACTACGGCGACGTCCGGCCCACCGGCCAGAGCGGTCAGCTCGGCAGCGCATACACGCATCCCGGCGCGGCGAACGTCCGGCCCGAGATCGCGCACCTGCTCACCGACCCGTCCGCCGAGTACGGCTATGACTCCAACGGCAACCAGCTGTCTCGTACAGACTGGGAGTCGCGCTACACCACGTCGAACGGTCGGCCGATCTACCCGGGCAACCATGGCGCGAACCTCGGCACGTTCGTCGAGTACCACGACGTGGACGCGTTCATCGCCGACTACGGCGACGGGCTCGACCGCATGGGTGGCGACGGCGGCGACTTCCTGTCGTTCCCCGACACGCCGTTCGAGGCGCGATCGCTGCCGCCGAGCAACCTGCGGGATGCCTACAGCACCTTCCGGGTCGAGCGGTTGCCCGCCGGGTCGCGGCTCGAGGTCTCCGAGATCGCCCCCGCGTTCGGGCGCGACGGCGGCGGCCTCCAGGTCCGTGTGCTCGACGCCGGTGGAAACGCGGTGCCTGTCAGCGACCTGCTTCGCGACGGCGTCCTCTCGGTCGAGACCCGGAGCCCGGCCGGCATCATCAACAGCTCGTCGGCTCCTTCCACGGCCGCGCCGCGCATGTCTGCGGCCACCGGAGCCGTTGCACATGGCACGTCCGACCTCACGCGGCCCGATTCGACGACGCCTGACTCGACGACACCGCGAACGAGTGGCGCTGCCGCCCCGGACGGATCGCCCGACGCGTCGACGCCCGACGCCTCGACTCCCGACGCGTCGACGCCCGACGCCTCGACTCCCGACGCGTCAACCCCCGACGCCTCGACCCCCGACGCGTCGTCGCCCGACGCCTCCACCACCGCCGAAACAGTGCCCGACACGATGCACCACCCCGAGCTCGACGAGGCCGGGGCGCCCCACATCGACACCCCCGAACTCCGCACGGAATCCATTGAACGCGTGAACGCGGGCTTCGATGTCGAATCGGGAACCTTCGCCGACGGCCGATACAGCAACAACTGCCACTACGTCGTGAACGCGCTCGAACTCCGCTTCCGCGGGTACGACGTCATCGCGAGCCCGACCGTGCAGAGCGTCCAGTACAACCTGGCCACCGGTGACTACGAGATCTCGTTCGAGGGTCGGCACCTGCCGTCGATCGCGTCGGACTGGGTCCAGACCGACGGCACGCGACGCCAGTTCACGCAGCTCGGCAGCCACGGTGCCACGGCGCGAGAAGCCCTCGACAGCGTCACCGCATCGTGGCCCGTCGGCGGGCGCGGATACATCTCGGGTGTGTGGCATCAGGGTGGCGCGCACATCTTCACCGTGGTGAAGGAGGCCGACGGCGTGCGGCTCTACGACGGTCAGGTCGCGCTCACCGACGCGTCCAAGTACCTCGACCTCATGCACTTCAACGACCGCAAGCACGGCGACATCGAGGTGATGCGCGTCGACGATCTCGTTCCGACCGCTGAGCTGCTCAAGACTGCGCGGCCCGACACCGCGCACGAGCGGTCGCTGATCGATCAGTGGCGTCGCAACAACGACATGGCCGACCGGCCCCGCGAGATGATCGACCGCGAGATCGCAGCGAACGCCCGGTGGCGTGCTCGCAACGACGAGTTGATCGGCGAGCTGCTGGCCGTCCTGCACGATCCGCAGACGACCGCCGCACAGGCGCAGGCGGCCGCCAGCTGGGTGCAGATCTTCGAGGATCAGAACTGGCGTCTCGAAGAGGGAGCGCGCAGGTTCGAGGCATCCGTGCCGCCGCCCGTGCCGCCGGTGCGCATCAGCGTCTTGACGCGCATCCTCGAGCTTCGCCCCGAGCTGCACCCCCCGCTCGGAGCGGTGCGAGAATGGCTGAGCAACACGGCCGGCGATCTGGAGGCGTGA
- a CDS encoding TNT domain-containing protein, which translates to MFADTRRQLDARGFSPNEVLLPGDDVLPMEGALKVRADESGFALVTVDYGQAFPLATAATAEEAVGVLLEYVDRELPAPRTATAPELQELATAAGPHYDELAGRLGGGSLLISLPAGLVLDRIGALDGVYLFPAGTPVERRSLPPTALRGGARLHRFTTAGDILVRAELVAAWFGQPGGGLRFRLAEDFRGIRDLVVTGALQRLAD; encoded by the coding sequence ATGTTCGCTGACACCCGACGACAGCTCGACGCCCGCGGCTTCTCCCCCAACGAGGTCCTGCTTCCCGGCGACGACGTGCTGCCGATGGAGGGCGCACTCAAGGTCCGCGCCGACGAGAGCGGGTTCGCGCTCGTCACCGTCGACTACGGGCAGGCGTTCCCCCTGGCCACGGCGGCGACGGCCGAAGAGGCTGTTGGGGTGCTGCTCGAGTACGTCGACCGCGAGCTTCCCGCGCCGCGCACGGCGACCGCCCCCGAGCTGCAAGAGCTGGCGACCGCCGCCGGCCCGCACTACGACGAACTCGCCGGGCGCCTCGGCGGCGGCTCGCTGCTCATCTCGCTGCCGGCGGGGCTCGTGCTCGATCGCATCGGCGCGCTCGACGGGGTCTACCTGTTTCCGGCCGGCACGCCGGTCGAGCGTCGATCGCTTCCGCCGACCGCGCTTCGCGGCGGAGCCCGCCTGCACCGGTTCACGACGGCGGGCGACATCCTGGTGCGCGCCGAGCTCGTCGCAGCCTGGTTCGGCCAGCCCGGCGGCGGTCTTCGCTTCCGACTCGCCGAGGACTTCCGCGGGATCCGCGACCTCGTCGTCACCGGCGCACTGCAGCGCCTCGCAGACTGA
- a CDS encoding T6SS immunity protein Tdi1 domain-containing protein, with translation MTSFRNFDPVAPISDETIARYAGQVPAEVAETWRRYGAGVVGADGFFRLVDPARAAEMLDGVLGFPEGATVLFTTALGDLIAHVNGLFLVVKARWGAIDVIEGLSFDELVARIEDPAQRQSAWEWEPYPAARDRDGVPGFEECFGFVPLLALGGPNTADHLQLGGLWEHLALIVRLAGVPQVRRTIAFDSDQADASGAAGQAGAGASAASTAPVDVVRLVQVGRELFAKLTQNPSLNVIELPDGLGVCLVHAARGGGKIYVAPDESVLFVGSAVDYEAGLGAFRDGVRTPREKFELNGGTR, from the coding sequence ATGACTTCGTTCCGCAACTTCGACCCGGTCGCGCCGATCTCCGACGAGACGATCGCGCGGTACGCGGGCCAGGTGCCCGCCGAGGTCGCCGAGACGTGGCGCCGCTACGGCGCGGGCGTCGTCGGCGCCGACGGCTTCTTCCGGCTCGTCGACCCGGCGCGCGCGGCCGAGATGCTCGACGGCGTGCTGGGGTTCCCCGAGGGCGCGACAGTGCTGTTCACCACCGCACTCGGCGACCTGATCGCCCACGTCAACGGGCTGTTCCTGGTGGTCAAGGCGCGCTGGGGTGCGATCGACGTCATCGAGGGGCTGAGCTTCGACGAGCTGGTCGCCCGCATCGAAGACCCTGCCCAGCGCCAGTCGGCTTGGGAGTGGGAGCCGTATCCGGCCGCGCGCGATCGCGACGGCGTGCCGGGCTTCGAAGAGTGCTTCGGCTTCGTACCGCTGCTCGCGCTCGGCGGCCCGAACACCGCCGACCATCTGCAGCTCGGCGGCCTCTGGGAGCACCTCGCGCTGATCGTGCGGCTCGCGGGGGTTCCGCAGGTGCGGCGCACGATCGCGTTCGACAGCGACCAGGCGGATGCCTCCGGCGCGGCCGGCCAGGCCGGTGCAGGCGCCTCGGCGGCGAGCACGGCGCCCGTCGATGTCGTCCGGTTGGTGCAGGTCGGCCGCGAGTTGTTCGCGAAGCTGACCCAGAACCCGTCCCTGAACGTGATCGAGCTGCCCGACGGGCTCGGCGTGTGCCTCGTGCACGCGGCCCGCGGTGGCGGCAAGATCTACGTCGCGCCCGATGAGAGCGTGCTGTTCGTGGGCTCCGCGGTCGACTACGAGGCCGGGCTCGGCGCGTTCCGCGACGGTGTGCGCACGCCGCGCGAGAAGTTCGAGCTGAACGGCGGCACCCGATGA
- a CDS encoding DUF6121 family protein gives MPASRNDAWVVAGFAAALDLALVVCAFGLVSLATDAEVVGDPAVGVLVGPLSIGASVAAVLVVLGFRLRRPERLGGTVLLAALAAWAALVVVAIAGHALSTTGSVAASVVFGFAFGIGWFGVLVPVIAAVAASFAVLVARGRAAGMDRPRWPWERDGAE, from the coding sequence ATGCCCGCCTCGAGGAACGACGCGTGGGTCGTCGCCGGCTTCGCCGCCGCGCTCGACCTCGCGCTCGTGGTGTGCGCGTTCGGGCTCGTCAGCCTCGCCACGGACGCCGAGGTCGTCGGCGATCCCGCCGTCGGCGTACTCGTCGGGCCGCTTTCCATCGGCGCATCGGTGGCCGCCGTGCTCGTCGTGCTCGGGTTCCGGCTCCGCCGGCCCGAACGGCTCGGCGGAACGGTGCTGTTGGCGGCGCTCGCGGCGTGGGCGGCGCTCGTGGTGGTCGCGATCGCGGGGCACGCGCTGTCGACGACGGGGTCGGTTGCGGCGAGCGTCGTCTTCGGGTTCGCCTTCGGCATCGGATGGTTCGGTGTGCTGGTTCCGGTGATCGCCGCGGTCGCGGCGTCCTTCGCCGTGCTCGTCGCTCGCGGGCGCGCCGCCGGAATGGATCGTCCGCGCTGGCCGTGGGAGCGCGACGGAGCCGAGTAG
- a CDS encoding spermidine/putrescine ABC transporter substrate-binding protein, whose product MEGSIEARVSHEVDSWLRWLPRWRPGTHRARVRLCQKCFGSPILAAAGLDVDVPHPVQHAFSMRMKGVIDDAVDDYTARNLPMLHREIRLAEERKARRPYRAGEGLDPEFRGLDLDPEPAPDQPFLFTLTGLEAATAAEAAEPAPRPFTPEEKEALREEVRLADEFAKQLGRRICVELGQHRYRISNAVERLVEPQVAELLADLDRELDAPTWPGGAPPS is encoded by the coding sequence GTGGAGGGGTCCATCGAGGCGCGCGTGAGCCACGAGGTCGACAGCTGGCTGCGCTGGCTGCCGCGGTGGCGCCCGGGCACGCACCGAGCCCGCGTCCGGCTCTGCCAGAAGTGCTTCGGGTCGCCGATCCTCGCTGCCGCCGGGCTCGACGTCGACGTGCCGCACCCCGTGCAGCACGCCTTCTCGATGCGCATGAAGGGCGTCATCGACGACGCCGTCGACGACTACACCGCCCGCAACCTGCCGATGTTGCACCGCGAGATCCGGCTTGCGGAGGAGCGCAAGGCGCGCCGCCCGTACCGCGCAGGCGAGGGGCTCGATCCCGAGTTCCGTGGCCTCGACCTCGACCCCGAGCCCGCACCCGACCAGCCGTTCCTGTTCACCCTGACGGGGCTCGAGGCCGCGACCGCCGCCGAGGCCGCCGAGCCGGCGCCGCGCCCGTTCACGCCCGAAGAGAAGGAGGCGCTGCGCGAAGAGGTGCGGCTCGCGGATGAGTTCGCCAAGCAACTCGGCCGCCGCATCTGCGTCGAGCTCGGCCAGCACCGCTACCGCATCTCGAACGCGGTCGAGCGGCTCGTCGAGCCGCAGGTCGCCGAGTTGCTCGCCGACCTCGACCGAGAGCTCGACGCGCCGACCTGGCCCGGCGGTGCCCCGCCGAGTTGA
- the rpsL gene encoding 30S ribosomal protein S12 codes for MPTIQQLVRKGRTPKVTKTKAPALKANPQQRGVCTRVYTTTPKKPNSALRKVARVKLSNGTEVTAYIPGEGHNLQEHSMVLVRGGRVKDLPGVRYKIIRGALDTQAVKNRKQARSRYGAKMEKK; via the coding sequence GTGCCAACTATTCAGCAGTTGGTCCGCAAGGGCCGCACGCCCAAGGTCACCAAGACCAAGGCGCCCGCCCTGAAGGCCAACCCCCAGCAGCGCGGCGTGTGCACGCGTGTGTACACCACCACCCCGAAGAAGCCGAACTCGGCGCTCCGCAAGGTCGCCCGTGTGAAGCTCTCGAACGGCACCGAGGTCACCGCCTACATCCCGGGCGAGGGCCACAACCTGCAGGAGCACTCGATGGTGCTCGTGCGCGGCGGTCGTGTGAAGGACCTTCCCGGTGTCCGGTACAAGATCATCCGCGGTGCGCTCGACACGCAGGCCGTCAAGAACCGCAAGCAGGCTCGTAGCCGCTACGGCGCGAAGATGGAGAAGAAGTAA